Proteins found in one Geomonas subterranea genomic segment:
- the gptM gene encoding geopeptide radical SAM maturase, which translates to MKLSRYLKVFPSPDRPGHVLLYSTLRSSIAAIPAETLAALQEGVLPDDGCEALRRLGMLIEDPDAEREQMRELIARANGRTRHFKASVVLNLDCNLDCGYCFEGEFRCGQYMSDATADLLVEKLVRDRISQGWDVTVTFYGGEPLLSQDLIRGISQRLREAARSHGVKYAFNLVTNGTLLDRNTALQLLPLGLQGAKFTVDGPPEIHDAQRPYASGAGSFDIIVGNLAQVCDLVSIQLGANYRPENYREFPRLLDLLPRYGITPDKLAAVMFTPVVSTGGCSDLSSGCALSEEPWLMEAVPFLREATLARGYRAPTLKPSACIVELEDNLVIDCTGKFYKCPAFMGWEGMSVGSLDEGLQDYRVSHGIGNWQVDACLDCSYLPLCFGGCRFVSKLQGNSLTEVDCRRTFYDATLEKSVLQNLTYLAPRKKATAQSTFVQAAAPPY; encoded by the coding sequence ATGAAACTCTCTCGCTACCTGAAGGTTTTCCCCTCCCCCGACCGCCCCGGTCATGTGCTCCTCTATTCAACCCTGCGCAGTTCCATCGCGGCGATACCGGCCGAAACGCTCGCGGCACTGCAAGAAGGCGTGCTCCCCGATGACGGGTGCGAGGCGCTGAGGCGTCTAGGGATGCTGATAGAGGACCCGGACGCGGAAAGAGAACAGATGCGCGAGCTCATTGCCCGCGCCAACGGACGCACGCGGCACTTCAAAGCCTCCGTTGTGCTCAATCTGGACTGCAACCTGGACTGCGGTTACTGCTTCGAGGGGGAGTTCCGCTGCGGGCAGTACATGTCGGACGCCACTGCGGACCTTTTGGTGGAGAAGCTGGTGCGGGACAGGATCTCGCAGGGGTGGGACGTCACCGTCACCTTCTACGGCGGAGAGCCGCTGCTGTCGCAGGACCTGATCCGCGGCATCTCGCAAAGACTGCGGGAGGCGGCCCGCAGCCACGGGGTGAAGTACGCCTTCAACCTGGTGACCAACGGAACGCTGCTGGACCGGAACACGGCCCTGCAGCTGCTACCGCTGGGACTGCAGGGTGCCAAGTTCACCGTTGACGGCCCCCCGGAGATCCACGATGCCCAGCGCCCCTACGCGTCGGGCGCGGGGAGTTTCGACATCATCGTCGGGAACCTCGCGCAGGTCTGCGACCTTGTTTCCATCCAGCTGGGGGCGAACTACCGTCCGGAAAACTACCGGGAGTTCCCGCGCCTGCTCGACCTGCTCCCCCGTTACGGCATCACCCCCGACAAGCTTGCCGCGGTGATGTTCACCCCTGTCGTTTCCACGGGGGGGTGTTCGGACCTGAGCTCCGGTTGCGCCCTTTCCGAGGAACCATGGCTCATGGAGGCGGTCCCGTTCCTGCGCGAAGCGACCCTGGCCAGGGGCTACCGCGCCCCCACGCTCAAGCCGTCCGCCTGCATCGTGGAACTCGAGGACAACCTGGTGATCGACTGCACGGGGAAGTTCTACAAGTGCCCGGCGTTCATGGGGTGGGAAGGGATGAGCGTCGGCAGCCTGGATGAGGGGTTGCAGGACTACCGGGTGTCACACGGGATCGGCAACTGGCAGGTCGATGCCTGCCTGGATTGCAGCTATCTCCCGCTTTGCTTCGGCGGCTGCCGTTTCGTCAGCAAACTGCAGGGGAACTCCCTGACCGAGGTGGACTGCAGGCGCACATTCTACGATGCCACGCTTGAGAAAAGCGTGCTGCAAAACTTAACCTATCTCGCCCCCCGGAAAAAGGCCACCGCCCAGAGCACATTCGTCCAGGCGGCGGCACCCCCCTACTGA
- a CDS encoding HD domain-containing protein, producing the protein MNPRALLEKHFHDNPEGLEIVYHHSRNVADKALAIAARAGRNEQELRFIEEAALLHDIGVARIYAPKLNCFGKAPYICHGVIGRQILDAEGLPHHALVCERHIGVGLSARDIAEQKLRLPPREMSPVTDCERIVALADLFYSKKGGQLDLEKSTDQVRVDLLRFGQEKVRIFENWLKEFSLEPVHDVPAPSN; encoded by the coding sequence TTGAATCCCAGAGCACTCCTTGAAAAACACTTCCACGACAACCCCGAAGGGCTGGAGATCGTCTACCATCACAGCCGCAACGTGGCCGACAAGGCATTGGCGATCGCCGCGCGCGCCGGGAGAAACGAGCAGGAACTGCGCTTCATCGAGGAGGCGGCGCTGCTCCACGACATAGGCGTCGCCCGCATCTACGCTCCCAAGCTCAACTGCTTCGGCAAGGCTCCCTACATCTGCCATGGCGTCATCGGACGGCAGATACTGGACGCCGAGGGGCTGCCGCACCACGCCCTGGTCTGCGAGCGCCACATCGGCGTGGGGCTCAGCGCCCGGGACATCGCCGAGCAGAAACTGCGTCTGCCGCCGCGGGAGATGTCGCCGGTCACCGACTGCGAGCGGATCGTGGCCCTCGCAGACCTCTTCTACTCCAAGAAGGGGGGCCAACTCGACCTGGAGAAGAGCACGGACCAGGTGAGAGTCGACCTGCTGCGCTTCGGACAGGAGAAGGTGCGCATCTTCGAGAACTGGCTCAAGGAGTTCAGCCTGGAGCCGGTCCACGACGTCCCCGCCCCATCTAATTAA
- a CDS encoding sigma-54-dependent transcriptional regulator, whose amino-acid sequence MKATTTTQQHTLLVDDEPGILTEVSLLLASSDIPEVAAISDSRQVLPYVREHRVRAVILDWVMPNVTGAEILQSLTVEFPEIPVIVMTAMGDVETAVTCMRQGAFDFLTKPVDPNRLVASVKKALQVSELGQQNRMLKDYLLADTLGNPDAFAGIITTSKKMRGIFQYIEAIASSRLPVLITGETGVGKELLARAVHDVSGVPGPFISLNAAGLDDFMFSDTLFGHKKGAFTGADSKRDGLISAAAGGTLFLDEIGDLNLASQIKLLRLLQEREYYRLGSDLLLKSDARIVAASNMDFAALRAAGTFRNDLYYRLCAHEFKVPPLRERLDDMEALVDYFVRQIASQQGKPAPRVPQNVIAALQQCRFPGNVRELYNMVHHAVTCNEGAPLSVADFPGVAAAPARVAPPVDCANPLFSLFGKFPTVLQVEEYLIAEAMKLTSGNQTQAAELLGLTRPTLNKRLKQERQ is encoded by the coding sequence ATGAAAGCCACAACGACCACACAACAACACACGCTGCTCGTGGACGACGAACCCGGTATCCTCACCGAGGTGTCGCTGCTGCTCGCCTCGAGCGACATCCCGGAGGTGGCGGCCATCTCTGACAGCCGGCAGGTGCTTCCCTACGTGCGGGAGCACCGGGTGCGCGCGGTGATCCTGGACTGGGTGATGCCCAACGTGACCGGCGCGGAGATACTGCAGAGCCTGACGGTGGAATTTCCGGAGATCCCGGTGATCGTAATGACGGCGATGGGGGACGTCGAGACGGCGGTTACCTGCATGCGCCAGGGCGCCTTCGACTTCCTCACCAAGCCGGTGGACCCCAACCGCCTGGTGGCGAGTGTCAAGAAGGCGCTCCAGGTGAGCGAACTGGGGCAGCAAAACCGGATGCTCAAGGATTACCTGCTGGCGGACACGCTCGGTAACCCCGACGCCTTCGCCGGCATCATCACCACCTCCAAGAAGATGCGGGGCATCTTCCAGTACATCGAGGCGATCGCAAGCTCGAGGCTGCCGGTCCTGATCACCGGGGAGACCGGGGTGGGGAAGGAGTTGCTGGCCCGCGCGGTGCACGACGTCTCCGGCGTCCCCGGCCCCTTCATCTCGCTCAACGCCGCGGGGCTCGACGACTTCATGTTCTCGGACACGCTCTTTGGCCACAAGAAGGGAGCCTTCACCGGCGCCGACAGCAAGCGCGACGGCCTCATCAGCGCCGCCGCCGGGGGAACCCTTTTCCTGGACGAGATCGGCGACCTGAACCTCGCGTCCCAGATCAAGCTGTTGCGTCTTTTGCAGGAGCGCGAGTACTACCGGCTGGGGTCGGACCTGCTGCTTAAAAGCGACGCCCGCATCGTGGCGGCGTCGAACATGGATTTCGCCGCGCTGCGTGCCGCCGGGACCTTCAGAAACGATCTGTATTACCGTCTCTGCGCGCATGAGTTCAAGGTGCCTCCGTTGCGGGAGCGGCTGGATGACATGGAGGCGCTGGTGGACTACTTCGTGCGGCAGATCGCGTCGCAACAGGGGAAACCGGCGCCCAGGGTGCCGCAGAACGTGATCGCCGCGCTGCAGCAGTGCAGGTTCCCCGGGAACGTGCGCGAGCTGTACAACATGGTTCACCACGCCGTCACCTGCAACGAGGGGGCACCCCTTTCGGTGGCCGATTTCCCGGGCGTCGCGGCGGCTCCGGCGCGGGTGGCGCCCCCCGTGGACTGCGCCAATCCGCTGTTCTCCCTTTTCGGGAAGTTCCCGACCGTGCTTCAGGTCGAGGAATACCTGATCGCCGAGGCCATGAAACTCACCAGCGGCAACCAGACGCAGGCGGCCGAGCTGTTGGGGCTGACCCGGCCGACTCTCAACAAGAGGCTGAAGCAGGAACGTCAGTAG
- the gptA gene encoding geopeptide → MTKENLAVEILDEGNNNAEMTDGFGCCIYMYIWAGWV, encoded by the coding sequence ATGACAAAGGAAAATTTGGCAGTGGAGATTCTAGATGAAGGCAACAACAACGCGGAAATGACTGACGGATTTGGCTGCTGCATCTACATGTACATCTGGGCCGGCTGGGTATGA